In the Plasmodium yoelii strain 17X genome assembly, chromosome: 3 genome, one interval contains:
- a CDS encoding rhoptry neck protein 6, putative, with the protein MYYYFFVLFAISVNGLLRNKDTSDANIFASSNDGIIGDDNSMNTFGMSENGSLYLNEEPSESFLENCNINSCVDIGQPNGNKINTQEDGSKINTQEDGSKINIQEDGNKINTQEDGNKINIQEGGNKINIQENGNNNSNADLKKKTEDIIDVVHTQREPLQTAEKEEIKNDVKLKENSTNLKKNKDADEMDDDMDDENLDTSVEDEYNDNEDEDDDFESDDDKEDDEKENQKQNQKEKEKHSEEQSEQNEEQNEEQNEEQNEEQNEEQNEEQNEKLYKQIIIDNDKETEISGNKNTKENILGANPENKMEMSDEGSNPQLPKFRIHTEKNNIKIKNERNKIGNKYNIEFNNKNANQMGNTENRKMGNRINNRLDISNNKKISYEMQNIQNDNQHAGKFEDGKNLGGKKLGDKKLGDKKLGGKKLGGKNGGVITSHVDKKNIENDVAEIDQENDEEDEKDEEDVEKDEDVEKDEDVEKDEDVENEENEENVENEENVENEENEENVENKKMHGKNKTSFSNEIENINEPTKDEKNTNVSQKTILKEDNKCNNEENGNCSKTISEKIENTILQTNNINQNLREIKERKGNTKPSLNISENYDPKPEQDYESNMFTIDKRMHNKLKNIDVILRGLNDKLNHHKDLKNLELKLKFETMGRIKKYKIYNEVIQKAIETLTQRLINDDLNKLKEASSISLQKYINETGYGLGLLNFQKNEKK; encoded by the exons atgtattattatttttttgttttgtttgCAATATCTGTTAATGGGTTGCTAAGAAATAAAG ACACTTCAGATGCTAACATTTTTGCGAGTAGCAATGATGGGATCATAGGAGATGATAATAGCATGAACACATTTGGTATGTCAGAAAATGGAagtttatatttaaatgaagAACCCAGTGAAAGCTTCTTAGAAAATTGCAATATCAATAGTTGTGTAGATATAGGCCAACCGAATGGCAACAAAATAAACACTCAAGAAGATGGCAGCAAAATAAACACTCAAGAAGATGGCagcaaaataaatattcaagAAGATGGCAACAAAATAAACACTCAAGAAGATGgcaacaaaataaatattcaagAAGGTGgcaacaaaataaatattcaagAAAATGGCAACAATAACAGTAACGccgatttaaaaaaaaaaacagaagaCATAATAGATGTAGTGCACACACAAAGGGAACCCCTACAAACTGcggaaaaagaagaaataaaaaatgacgtaaaattaaaagaaaatagcacaaatttaaaaaaaaataaagacgCTGACGAAATGGATGATGATATGGATGATGAAAATTTAGATACTTCAGTCGAAGATGAATATAACGACAATGAGGATGAAGATGACGATTTCGAATCTGACGATGATAAGGAAGACGATGAAAAGGAAAACCAAAAACAAAatcaaaaagaaaaagaaaaacataGTGAAGAACAAAGCGAACAAAACGAAGAACAAAACGAAGAACAAAACGAAGAACAAAACGAAGAACAAAACGAAGAACAAAACGAAGAACAAAACGAAAAActttataaacaaattataatagATAATGATAAAGAGACAGAAATAagtggaaataaaaatacaaaagaaaatattctTGGAGCAAATCCAGAAAATAAGATGGAGATGTCAGATGAAGGGAGTAATCCCCAACTCCCCAAGTTTCGGATTCATactgaaaaaaataacatcaaaattaaaaatgaaagaaataaaattggtaataaatataatattgaatTTAACAATAAGAATGCTAATCAAATGGGGAATACGGAGAATAGAAAAATGGGTAATAGGATTAATAATAGGTTGGAtatttcaaataataaaaaaatttcttATGAAATGCAAAATATTCAAAACGATAATCAACACGCTGGAAAATTTGAAGACGGTAAAAACTTAGGCGGCAAAAAATTGGGAGATAAAAAATTGGGAGATAAAAAATTAGGCGGTAAAAAATTAGGCGGTAAAAATGGTGGGGTCATAACTAGCCatgttgataaaaaaaatatcgagAATGATGTTGCTGAAATAGACCAAGAAAATGATGAGGAAGATGAAAAAGATGAAGAAGATGTAGAAAAAGATGAAGATGTAGAAAAAGATGAAGATGTAGAAAAAGATGAAGATgtagaaaatgaagaaaatgaagaaaatgtagaaaatgaagaaaatgtagaaaatgaagaaaatgaagaaaatgtcgaaaataaaaaaatgcatggtaaaaataaaacttcaTTTTCAAACGAAatcgaaaatataaatgagcCTACAAAAGATGAGAAAAATACAAATGTAAGTCAAAAGACAATTTTAAAAGAAGATAACAAATGTAATAATGAAGAGAATGGTAATTGCTCTAAAACAATATctgaaaaaatagaaaataccATTTTGCAAACGAACAATATAAATCAGAATCTTCGTGAAATTAAAGAAAGGAAAGGAAACACAAAACCATCTTTAAATATTTCAGAAAATTAT GATCCCAAACCAGAACAAGACTACGAATCAAACATGTTTACTATTGACAAAAGAATGCACAACAAGTTGAAGAATATAGATGTAATACTTCGTGGGttaaatgataaattaaatcaTCATAaggatttaaaaaat CTCGaactaaaattaaaatttgaaACTATGGGacgaataaaaaaatataaaatatacaatgAGGTTATCCAAAAAGCGATAGAAACTTTGACTCAGCGTTTA attaacgacgatttaaataaattaaaagaagCTTCATCCATTTCTCtccaaaaatatataaatgaaacag GCTATGGATTGGGGCtattaaattttcaaaaaaatgagaaaaaataa
- a CDS encoding acyl-CoA synthetase, putative, with amino-acid sequence MNIHTLFGVIIYTLMASKYSCHERDESNVSYAKVHTLSSTENESDVYKATDRPDPGYNHILDLIKETGEKNHNMTAVIENAHGKRNESYTYRTLLNKINGFSSILNSHDGGVPEKIYDEKENDGKFKLLGIYGNNSMNWLVADMAAMNSGVTTLVMHSRFSIDEVIDILNESKLEWLCLDLKHAQVIVDRIQDLPHLKKLIILDHVPIDDPKKSKELDKTSNSEKKSLKGSQKLNEPSTSNSEEMEYKELIEKDKQNLYDTYMTVSQAGKERNIEIQSMDYMIKKYGKNITDENHQNKSPNFISTIIYTSGTSGKPKGVMLSNKNIHNAVTATDNSNIHDFFSTKVHLSYLPLSHVFERIVMYFCMSRGVSVNIFSNNIKYFSKDLMGSEASIIVGVPKIFNKLYTDIQTEISKLPATKRYLLKKALEIRRSNKHSKLDHMVEAVTGISKQIRNKINPALRALVNGGGKLSEDVERELSLLLDVDIYQGFGMTETAGPIFMQQPNDKNINTVGGPSIQPIEYKVTTWETYDAGSKPPKGELLIKSDQLFRGYFLKDNLTKDSYTSDDYYKTGDVVQINQNGSITFLDRSKGLLKLSQGEYIETETLNNLYTMIPYINYCIAYADDTMDGPLAILSINKELLGDHLNKAGILKKLNITKEEFMEKVSDEDLNKKEYLDYVKKDMLETYNKTNLSRHNLINDVYITTGVWDTSNYLTPTYKVKRFKLIKDYDFFLQKVKSKYLEKLKGQPAPAKN; translated from the coding sequence atgaatattcaCACCTTATTTGGAGTAATAATTTATACACTTATGGCATCAAAATATAGTTGCCATGAAAGAGATGAAAGTAATGTTTCATACGCTAAAGTGCATACACTATCCTCCACTGAAAATGAATCGGATGTTTATAAAGCAACAGACAGACCCGATCCAGGATATAATCATATTTTAgatttaataaaagaaacaggggaaaaaaatcataatatGACTGCTGTAATTGAAAATGCACATGGAAAACGTAACGAATCATATACATACAGAACAttgttaaataaaattaatggtTTTTCATCTATTTTAAATTCACATGATGGAGGTGTTCCTGAAAAGATATatgatgaaaaagaaaatgatggtaaatttaaattattaggTATATATGGAAATAATTCTATGAATTGGCTAGTAGCAGATATGGCTGCTATGAATAGCGGTGTTACTACCTTAGTTATGCATTCTAGATTTAGTATTGATGAAGTTATtgatattttaaatgaaTCTAAATTAGAATGGTTATGTTTAGATTTAAAACATGCACAAGTGATAGTAGACAGAATACAAGATTTAccacatttaaaaaaacttataatacTTGATCATGTCCCAATAGATGATCCtaaaaaatcaaaagaaTTAGATAAAACTAGtaatagtgaaaaaaaatcTTTAAAAGGTTCACAAAAATTGAATGAACCTTCTACATCTAATTCAGAAGAAATGGAATATAAAGAACTAATTGAAAAAGataaacaaaatttatatgataCATATATGACTGTTAGTCAAGCTGGAAAAGAAAGGAACATAGAAATACAATCAATGgattatatgataaaaaaatatggtaAAAATATCACAGATGAAAATCATCAAAATAAATCTCCAAATTTTATTAGTacaataatttatacatCTGGAACATCAGGAAAACCAAAAGGTGTCATGttaagtaataaaaatatacataatgcAGTTACAGCAACTGATAATTCAAATATTcatgattttttttcaacaaaaGTTCATCTTTCTTATTTACCATTATCACATGTATTTGAAAGAATCGTTATGTATTTTTGTATGTCTAGAGGAGTTTCagtaaatatttttagtaataatataaaatattttagtaaAGATTTAATGGGATCAGAAGCAAGTATAATAGTTGGTGTTcctaaaatttttaataaactatataCTGATATACAAACAGAAATATCTAAACTTCCAGCAACAAAAAGatatcttttaaaaaaagcaTTAGAAATAAGAAGATCAAATAAACATTCTAAACTTGATCATATGGTTGAAGCTGTTACAGGTATATCTAAACAAattagaaataaaataaatccaGCATTAAGAGCCCTTGTTAATGGTGGTGGAAAATTATCAGAAGATGTAGAAAGAGAATTATCTCTTTTATTAGATGTTGATATATATCAAGGATTTGGTATGACAGAAACAGCTGGACCAATATTTATGCAACAGcctaatgataaaaatattaatactgTTGGTGGTCCTTCTATACAACCAATTGAATATAAAGTAACAACATGGGAAACATATGATGCTGGATCAAAACCACCAAAAGGTgaattattaattaaaagtGATCAATTATTTAGaggatattttttaaaagataaTTTAACAAAAGATTCATATACATCTGatgattattataaaacTGGTGATGTTGTACAAATTAATCAAAATGGGtcaataacatttttagatAGATCCAAAGGATTACTTAAATTATCTCAAGGAGAATATATAGAAACAGAAactttaaataatttatatacaatgattccatatattaattattgtaTAGCATATGCAGATGATACAATGGATGGTCCTTTGGCTATTTTatcaataaataaagaattgTTAGGAGATCATTTAAATAAAGCTGGtatacttaaaaaattaaatataactaAAGAAGAATTTATGGAAAAGGTATCTGATGAAGatctaaataaaaaagaatatcTTGATTATGTTAAAAAAGATATGTTAGAAacttataataaaacaaatttaagCAGACATAATCTAATTAACGATGTATATATTACAACAGGAGTATGGGATACCTCCAATTATTTAACACCAACTTATAAAGTAAAGCGATTTAAATTGATCAAAGATTATGATTTCTTCTTACAAAAGGTCAAGTCAAAATATTTGGAAAAGCTTAAGGGCCAACCGGCTCCTGCGAAAAACTGA
- a CDS encoding RING zinc finger protein, putative has translation MGIINSTTVNNIDDDNENYNTRGIQFNFPLISRSNSEQVYDIPTQGPNINVQRTSVVRNYVNLRRKTLQIINSGNNIYLINFFFDALYDVEISIHFCCKEGFTEKRELFYSPGKYKTITKVFPKETNQMYISQPEEGINLKLFDINDLKSKPNYEYIIPILIILKGIGTPVPQAQYNYAYLEEKETKENSKSEKEYRIVLYRQKIQFANKYFEVQEIFGIEKSNTPQPNPVDTSFSGKECVICLTEERNTAILPCRHMCLCNTCANIVRMQNTKCPICRQGVKGLLQIAVDNKKG, from the exons ATGGGAATAATAAATTCTACCACagttaataatatagatgatgacaatgaaaattataat ACAAGAGGGATCCAATTTAATTTTCCTTTAATTAGT AGATCAAACAGTGAGCAAGTATATGACATACCGACCCAAGGACCGAATATAAATGTTCAAAGAACATCTGTAGTTCGAAACTATGTAAATTTACGCAGAAAAACATTGCAAATTATTAATAGTGggaataatatttatttaataaattttttttttgatgcTCTTTATGACGTTGAAATATCGATTCATTTTTGTTGCAAAGAAGGGTTTACAGAAAAACGAGAATTATT TTATTCGCCAGGGAAATACAAAACTATTACAAAAGTGTTTCCGAAAGAAACAAATCAAATGTATATAAGTCAACCGGAGGAAGGAATTAATTTAAAGTTATTTGatattaatgatttaaaatCGAAACcaaattatgaatatataataccTATTTTGATAATACTTAAAGGTATAGGTACACCAGTACCACAGGCCCAATATAATTATGCTTATTTAGAAGAAAAGGaaacaaaagaaaatagTAAATCAGAAAAAGAATATCGAATTGTTCTTTATAGgcaaaaaatacaatttgcaaataaatattttgaggTCCAAGAAATTTTTGGAATTGAAAAATCAAATACTCCACAACCAAACCCCGTTGATACATCTTTCTCTGGAAa AGAATGTGTAATTTGCCTTACAGAAGAACGAAACACCGCTATATTACCATGTAGACATATGTGTCTTTGTAATAcg tgTGCCAATATTGTCAGGATGCAAAACACGAAATGCCCTATTTGTAGGCAAG GAGTTAAAGGATTGCTACAAATTGCAGTTGATAACAAAAAGGGATGA